From the genome of Thermogutta terrifontis, one region includes:
- a CDS encoding PP2C family protein-serine/threonine phosphatase, whose translation MDHIRTTSRAVEEMSPRSLRIIAEEFTPPPAADVSTVAGWRQFCRSYLEATGCLLRFIPGAEPTSPQDVPVVAPQADGGQPDRNRRPFGHLRIDPTDRVREKLSPAHPAVEIARSVAGMLGEILATRTALWEREAELAAGIPLIPHPEEAQHLARRLEEVLRAAATAVRAQAAAVYILDESTSYLKVRAVWGLPLNRLLAPPRILKESLADLEAMLGHAVALETAAQIAHWRPPEPCASAVCLPISTPTTILGTLWVFAQEERSFSERDIDLLEVTAGRVAAELEREAALQTALQATDLRRQLDTAQRLLRSQLPVISPLVEGWEFAGWLETDRLGGAFYDWCCGRDGRIHFAMGEMPDDSVRSTLVMTSVRSAWRSLCQYAKDPGKLVEQLNLTLWTGSAGDQAAAIFCGLIDPCGSNLRMASAGEIHAVLITPKRHRIVPPSGALLGVDPESEYVAHRWSAPEDSVLVVATAAARQAKDAQQRPLWETRLLPMISSHLHQPVKTLIEKAQNILEERATISKGVAAIVMIKRRHSPPTRGSKKQETS comes from the coding sequence ATGGATCACATCCGCACAACTTCAAGGGCCGTGGAAGAGATGTCCCCCCGATCCTTGCGCATCATCGCAGAAGAGTTCACCCCCCCGCCTGCTGCTGACGTCAGCACTGTTGCCGGATGGCGGCAGTTCTGTCGTTCCTACCTGGAAGCGACGGGCTGTCTTCTTCGTTTCATTCCTGGAGCTGAGCCCACGAGCCCCCAGGATGTTCCCGTGGTCGCGCCGCAAGCGGATGGCGGCCAGCCTGACCGCAACCGTCGTCCGTTTGGTCACCTCCGAATTGATCCAACCGATCGTGTGAGGGAAAAGCTCTCGCCCGCCCATCCTGCCGTGGAAATTGCCCGCAGTGTGGCAGGCATGCTGGGAGAAATCCTCGCCACCCGGACTGCGCTGTGGGAGCGCGAAGCCGAACTGGCAGCGGGCATTCCCCTGATTCCTCATCCAGAAGAGGCCCAGCACCTTGCCCGACGGCTGGAAGAAGTCCTCCGCGCGGCGGCCACAGCGGTGAGAGCGCAGGCGGCGGCGGTGTACATCCTCGACGAAAGCACGAGTTACCTTAAAGTTCGAGCAGTCTGGGGACTGCCCCTCAACCGGCTCCTCGCTCCGCCCCGGATACTCAAAGAGTCCCTCGCCGACCTGGAAGCCATGCTGGGTCACGCGGTGGCCCTGGAAACCGCCGCGCAGATCGCCCACTGGCGTCCCCCGGAACCGTGTGCCTCCGCGGTGTGCCTGCCGATCTCGACCCCGACCACGATTCTGGGAACACTGTGGGTCTTCGCCCAGGAGGAACGCTCTTTCTCCGAAAGAGACATCGATCTATTGGAAGTGACGGCCGGCCGGGTGGCAGCGGAACTGGAGCGGGAAGCGGCCCTCCAGACGGCTCTCCAGGCCACTGATTTGCGGCGGCAGCTCGACACAGCTCAGCGCCTTCTCCGCAGCCAGTTGCCGGTCATTTCACCACTTGTTGAGGGATGGGAGTTCGCCGGCTGGCTCGAAACCGATCGACTGGGTGGCGCCTTTTACGACTGGTGCTGTGGCCGGGACGGCCGAATCCACTTCGCAATGGGCGAAATGCCTGACGATTCCGTCCGCAGTACCCTCGTTATGACATCCGTGCGGAGCGCGTGGCGATCGCTGTGCCAGTATGCAAAGGACCCCGGGAAACTTGTGGAGCAACTCAACCTGACACTCTGGACGGGCTCAGCCGGCGACCAGGCTGCCGCGATTTTCTGCGGACTGATAGATCCCTGCGGCTCCAATCTCCGCATGGCGTCGGCCGGGGAAATCCACGCCGTTCTGATCACTCCCAAGCGTCATCGCATTGTGCCCCCCAGCGGTGCGCTGCTCGGGGTGGATCCCGAATCCGAATATGTGGCCCATCGCTGGTCGGCGCCTGAGGACTCCGTTCTCGTTGTGGCGACAGCCGCCGCGCGTCAGGCGAAAGATGCCCAGCAGCGTCCTCTTTGGGAAACGCGGCTTCTGCCGATGATCAGCAGCCACCTCCATCAGCCCGTCAAAACACTCATCGAAAAGGCCCAGAATATCCTGGAAGAACGGGCAACTATCAGTAAGGGTGTGGCGGCCATTGTGATGATCAAGCGGCGGCATTCCCCTCCCACGCGTGGCTCGAAGAAGCAAGAGACGTCGTGA
- a CDS encoding glycosyltransferase family 39 protein, translating to MITRWPDGIFAERRSSAMGRLLIASALAVLAGRLAVLLVPGALTTDPDSYQHVARQLVTRGSFSLDGRPTAYRPPLYPLVLAGVQAFWGERWRIGVAGLHLLMGWATALCTGILAGRVGGLRAAALAVLLAGFDPLLLHSSRLVMTETQSAFLAVLVVWLASRVANRTSGPTWLALGLLLGACALTRPTFLLWPVAPGCLALLFSVTGKGRETLHERMASSSPEGPFPQQKATVSPRRSWRASVEDALHRTGRPILWLGLGLVLALSPWGLRNLLVFGKVIIGTTHGGYTFYLANNEDFYQFLRNPEDRLVWDATEFNRRWETTVATHAGGNELVADQLAYRRAWQTIRGQPGMFLYACAYRLLQLWRPVPHQLDPHEPISVQLARWAVGVFYLAEYLFGLLGLLVVISEARPAKNPSAWSLAVWGLGLAITLSLAHIFYWTNIRMRAPLVPVLAVWAAVGIERFLQPSGWGEAKRFQGIYRR from the coding sequence ATGATCACGCGCTGGCCGGATGGAATCTTTGCCGAACGTCGTTCGTCCGCTATGGGGCGGCTTCTCATTGCCTCCGCGCTGGCCGTCCTGGCCGGACGGCTGGCAGTGCTCCTTGTCCCGGGAGCTTTGACGACCGACCCTGACAGCTATCAGCACGTTGCCCGGCAGTTGGTCACGCGGGGAAGCTTCAGTCTCGACGGCCGTCCCACGGCCTATCGCCCGCCGCTTTACCCGCTAGTCCTGGCAGGGGTTCAAGCATTCTGGGGCGAGCGGTGGCGGATTGGCGTGGCGGGCCTGCACCTACTGATGGGTTGGGCGACCGCGCTGTGTACGGGGATTCTCGCGGGCCGAGTAGGTGGACTTCGCGCGGCCGCACTCGCAGTGTTGCTGGCCGGGTTCGATCCCCTTCTCTTGCATTCCAGCCGACTCGTGATGACGGAGACGCAAAGTGCATTTCTCGCGGTGCTCGTCGTGTGGTTGGCGAGCCGGGTAGCCAACCGCACGTCAGGACCGACTTGGTTGGCCCTGGGACTCCTTTTAGGCGCGTGCGCACTGACGAGACCCACCTTCCTCTTATGGCCTGTTGCTCCCGGATGCCTTGCGCTCCTATTCTCGGTGACGGGGAAAGGCCGCGAAACGCTTCACGAACGAATGGCCTCTTCATCACCGGAAGGACCGTTTCCGCAACAGAAGGCCACAGTTTCCCCGCGGAGATCGTGGCGCGCCTCTGTTGAGGACGCACTTCATCGGACGGGACGGCCAATCCTGTGGCTGGGGCTGGGATTGGTTTTGGCGCTTTCACCGTGGGGACTGCGGAATCTCTTGGTGTTTGGAAAAGTCATCATCGGGACCACTCACGGGGGATATACGTTCTATCTCGCGAATAATGAAGATTTTTATCAGTTTTTGCGCAACCCCGAGGACCGTCTGGTTTGGGATGCCACTGAGTTTAATCGCCGTTGGGAAACTACGGTGGCCACCCACGCTGGCGGGAACGAGCTGGTGGCCGATCAATTGGCGTATCGTCGGGCCTGGCAGACCATCCGCGGGCAGCCAGGAATGTTTCTTTACGCTTGTGCGTACCGGCTGCTTCAGTTATGGCGGCCGGTCCCCCATCAGCTTGACCCTCACGAGCCGATTTCGGTGCAACTGGCTCGGTGGGCAGTGGGGGTGTTCTACCTGGCGGAATATCTTTTCGGACTGCTCGGGCTATTGGTTGTGATCAGCGAGGCTCGACCGGCGAAGAATCCGTCTGCGTGGTCCCTCGCCGTGTGGGGATTGGGCCTCGCAATAACCCTCAGCTTGGCTCACATCTTTTACTGGACCAATATTCGCATGAGGGCACCGCTTGTTCCTGTCTTGGCAGTGTGGGCAGCCGTGGGAATTGAACGGTTCCTCCAACCAAGCGGTTGGGGAGAGGCAAAGCGGTTTCAGGGGATCTATCGCCGCTGA
- a CDS encoding serine/threonine protein kinase, with protein MDPQQLGPYRIIRRLGRGGMGAVYEGVHVETGESAAIKTLSETLLEEPDFRARFELEIETLRKLNHPNIVRLLGFGEENGVLFYVMELVRGPSLDQELKAGRKFTWREVAHIGIQVCHALKHAHDRGIIHRDLKPANLLRAEDGTIKLSDFGIARLFGAPSHTGVGSVLGTIEYMAPEQAEAQPIGPKADLYSLGAVLYALLVGRPPFKVTSFAQILQLHRTSRPDPVRVYVPDCPEELDRIIQELLQRDPDKRITNASLAARRLQAMLHALGREGVTSPAPSNTLVLPQSQPVDFGIGTPEEKPGISSMTPTVTLPAQKASDAPVNEAGASSGVDSSQLAPTRAAEPDEILGSPDREHLIGTPSQWQPTVEATAVREPPDIAAKTAAEPPPATSPKTENTEATAGAATSGRFVQVRPEDLDRIEPPPSARQPIFSLQTAVLLGALVLLAGTIWYLLQPPSADQLYRRITRRVGDGSDTDALLAAAADIEAFLSRYSDDSRAAQIRDYQQEIDLLRMERKFELQARQRAAARTAIPIEQDYLEALRYLQIDPTIAMEKLEAILALYGHQTASDRSSERPDQRNLAGNSPRRPVGHTEECLELVRRRLERLKRELEPAISNQRDFLEWRLHEADRIEKIQPELARNIREAVITLYGQKEWAQPYVERARRGLQSQMAAGKNEATEPSSQAKVPLP; from the coding sequence ATGGACCCCCAACAGTTGGGACCTTATCGCATCATCAGGCGACTTGGGCGTGGGGGCATGGGTGCGGTTTATGAGGGGGTGCACGTCGAAACCGGCGAGTCGGCGGCTATCAAAACCCTTTCCGAGACCCTCCTCGAGGAACCCGACTTCCGCGCCCGATTCGAATTGGAAATCGAAACCCTCCGAAAGCTCAACCATCCCAACATCGTGCGGTTGCTGGGATTTGGAGAGGAAAACGGGGTTCTTTTTTACGTGATGGAGCTTGTCCGCGGTCCGAGTCTGGATCAGGAACTCAAGGCCGGTCGCAAATTCACCTGGCGCGAAGTCGCTCACATCGGCATCCAGGTGTGCCATGCGCTCAAGCACGCCCACGATCGGGGCATCATCCATCGGGATTTAAAACCGGCCAATCTGCTCCGTGCCGAGGACGGAACCATCAAGCTTTCCGATTTCGGGATCGCGCGACTGTTTGGAGCCCCCAGTCACACAGGAGTGGGCAGTGTACTGGGAACGATCGAGTACATGGCGCCCGAGCAGGCAGAAGCGCAGCCGATTGGTCCCAAAGCGGACCTCTACAGTTTGGGAGCCGTCCTTTATGCCCTGTTAGTCGGTCGGCCACCATTCAAGGTGACATCATTTGCACAGATTCTCCAACTTCATCGGACCTCGCGGCCGGATCCGGTTCGGGTGTATGTCCCGGACTGTCCCGAAGAGCTGGACCGCATCATCCAGGAGCTTTTGCAACGCGATCCCGACAAGCGGATCACGAATGCCTCGTTAGCCGCGAGACGACTTCAGGCGATGCTCCACGCCCTTGGTCGCGAAGGCGTCACGTCTCCCGCACCTTCCAACACTCTCGTCCTGCCCCAGTCCCAGCCGGTGGATTTCGGTATCGGCACCCCGGAGGAGAAGCCCGGGATCTCCTCGATGACGCCCACGGTGACGCTCCCCGCCCAAAAGGCCTCTGACGCACCAGTCAACGAAGCGGGCGCATCTTCCGGTGTGGATTCGTCCCAGCTTGCTCCCACCCGTGCCGCCGAACCAGACGAGATCCTTGGCTCACCGGATCGGGAGCACCTGATCGGCACCCCTTCCCAGTGGCAACCCACCGTGGAGGCCACCGCGGTGCGGGAACCGCCGGACATAGCCGCGAAAACCGCGGCGGAGCCTCCGCCGGCTACCTCCCCGAAAACGGAGAACACCGAAGCCACCGCCGGGGCGGCCACCTCCGGTCGCTTTGTCCAGGTTCGACCGGAGGACCTCGATCGCATCGAACCACCGCCCAGTGCGCGACAACCGATTTTTTCCCTTCAGACGGCTGTGTTGCTCGGAGCTCTCGTTTTGCTGGCCGGCACAATCTGGTACCTGCTTCAGCCACCCTCCGCGGACCAACTCTATCGCCGCATCACACGCCGTGTCGGCGATGGCTCCGACACCGATGCCCTCCTCGCAGCCGCCGCGGATATCGAGGCCTTCCTGTCGCGGTATTCCGACGATTCCCGGGCAGCGCAAATCCGCGATTATCAACAGGAGATCGACCTGCTGCGGATGGAAAGAAAATTCGAACTGCAGGCCCGACAACGGGCCGCGGCACGGACCGCCATTCCCATCGAACAGGATTACCTGGAAGCGCTCCGCTATCTGCAAATTGATCCGACCATTGCCATGGAAAAACTGGAGGCCATTCTCGCCCTGTATGGTCATCAAACGGCTTCCGATCGCTCCAGCGAACGACCCGATCAACGCAACCTCGCAGGGAACAGCCCACGCCGGCCTGTGGGGCACACCGAAGAATGCCTGGAGTTGGTCCGGCGCCGCCTGGAACGCCTGAAACGTGAACTCGAGCCTGCCATCAGCAATCAGCGGGATTTCCTGGAGTGGCGACTGCACGAGGCTGACCGCATCGAAAAGATTCAGCCCGAACTGGCACGAAACATCCGCGAGGCGGTGATTACACTCTACGGTCAAAAGGAATGGGCCCAACCGTACGTCGAGCGGGCGCGTCGAGGACTGCAGTCCCAAATGGCCGCCGGAAAGAATGAGGCCACTGAGCCGTCATCCCAGGCAAAAGTTCCCCTACCTTAA